The region TCGAGCCCGCTGCGCGACGTGGCCGGCTTGATGCGCTCGCTGTCGTATGCGAGCGCGGCGGCGCAGTCCACCATGGAAAGCGCGCCGCAGCAGACCGCCGACCGCAAGCGCACGCTGTTCGAACGCTTTCGCGCGGACGCGACCGAGACCTTCCTGCGGGAATACCGCGCGGCCGCCGCCGAAGCGGCGACGCCGCTGGTCGCGCCCGAGGCGGAGCAGGCCCTGCTCGATCTGTTCCTGATCGAGAAGGCCGCCTACGAGATCCGCTACGAAGCCGCCAACCGTCCGACATGGCTCGGCTTGCCGGTGCGCGGACTTGCCGCGCTCGCCAGCCGTCTGCTGGGCGATACTGGCGCTGCGTCGCACGATCCCACAACCCAGGCGCCTGACGCCGCCACACCGCCTAACCCGGCCGAGGGCGACTATGAGTGAGCATGATCCGGCCGCAGGCCTGCAACCGCTGGAAATCGACGCGCTCGTCGAAGCGCGTCACCCCGATCCCTTCTCGCAGCTCGGGCTGCATCAGACGGACGCCGGTCCGGTGGTGCGCGCGCTGCTGCCGAACGCCGCGCACGTCAGCGTGATCGCGCGCGCCGACGGCGCGACGCTCGGCGAGCTCGATCAGTTGCGCCCGGGCCTGTTCGCCGGCCGCGTCACGTCGGCGGCGCCGTATCGCTTGCGGATCGACTGGCATGGCGTGGTGCAGGAAGTCGAAGACACGTATTCGTTCGGCCCCGTGCTGGGCGATGAGCCGCTTGGCCGCCTCGCGGGCGGCGATCCATACGCAGTGCTCGAATGTCTCGGCTCACGGCCGATGGAAGTGGACGGCGTGCCCGGCGTGCGCTTCGCCGTGTGGGCGCCGAACGCGCGGCGCGTGTCGGTGGTGGGCGACTTCAACGCGTGGGACGGCCGCCGTCATCCGATGCGGCTGCGTCATCAGGCCGGCGTGTGGGAGCTGTTCGTGCCGCGCGTCGGTCCCGGCACGCGCTACAAGTACGAACTGCTGTCGCGCGACGGTCATCCGTTGCCGCTGAAGGCCGACCCCTGCGCGATGCAGACGGAGAAGCCGCCCGGCACGGCGTCGGTGGTCGCGCACGTCGACGAGATCGAGCAGTTTCCGTGGACCGACGGCGAGTGGATTCAATCGCGCGCCGCGAAGCAAACCGCGCGTGCGCCGATCTCGATCTACGAAGTGCATGCCGAGTCCTGGCTGCGCGTCGCGGAAGAAGGTCAACGCGGACTCGATTGGGAAGAGCTCGCCGAACGGCTGATCCCGTACGTGAAGAGCATGGGCTTCACGCATGTGGAATTCATGCCGATCGCCGAGCATCCGTTCGGCGGTTCCTGGGGCTATCAGCCGCTCGGGCAGTTCGCGCCGTCCGCGCGCTTCGGCAAGCCCGAGCAGTTCGCGTTGTTCGTCGACAAGGCGCACGCGGCCGGTCTCGGCGTGATTCTCGACTGGGTGCCCGCGCATTTCCCGAACGACGCGCATGGGCTGATCGACTTCGACGGCACGCCGCTCTACGAGCACGCCGATCCGCGCGAAGGCTATCACCAGGACTGGAACACGATGATCTACAACCTCGGCCGCAACGAGGTGAGCGCGTTCCTGGTGGCGTCGGGGCTCGCGTGGCTGAAGCGCTATCACGTCGACGGCCTGCGGGTGGATGCGGTGGCGTCGATGCTGTACCGCGACTACTCGCGCGCCGCCGATCAGTGGGTGCCGAACATTTACGGTGGACGCGAAAATCTGGAGTCGATCGCGTTCCTCAAGCGGCTCAATCATGAAGTCGGCTATGTGCCCGGCGTGCCCGGCGCGATCACGATCGCCGAGGAATCGACCGCATGGCCGGGCGTGACCGCGAAGGTCGAGGACGGCGGCCTCGGCTTCCAGTTCAAGTGGAACATGGGCTGGATGCACGACACGCTGCATTACGTGGAAGAAGACCCGGTGTATCGCCAATACCATCACCACAACATGACGTTCGGAATGGTGTACGCGTATTCGGAGCGCTTCGTCCTGCCGCTTTCGCACGACGAAGTGGTGCACGGCAAGGGCTCGCTGCTCGGCAAGATGCCGGGCGACCGCTGGCAGAAGTTCGCCAATCTGCGCGCGTATTTCGGTTTCATGTGGACGCATCCGGGCAAGAAGCTGCTGTTCATGGGCGGCGAATTCGGCCAGATGGCCGAGTTCGATCACGACACGTCGCCGCATTGGCATCTGCTCGACGACGCCAACCATCACGGTGTGCAGATGCTGGTGCGCGACCTGAACCGGCTCTATCACGACGAACCCGCGCTGCACGTGCTCGACAGCGAACCGGGCGGCTTCGAATGGCTGATCGGCGACGACAGCGGCAACAGCGTGTTCGCCTATCGCCGCACCGACGGCGCCGGCAAGGAGGTGGTGGTGGTCTGCAACATGACACCGGTGCCGCGTGTCGGCTACCGGCTCGGCATGCCGCGCGAGGGGCGCTGGGTCGAAGTGCTGAACACGGACGCCGGCGTGTACGGCGGCTCGAACATGGGCAACGGCGGTCTGATTCACACCGACCCGACGTCGAGCCATGGCTGGCCGCATTCGGCGTCGCTGACGCTGCCGCCGCTCGCGACGATCGTGTTGCGCGCGGACTGAACGATCGGCGACTGAAAGGCTGGCGCTCCGTTCGCTGGAGCGCACCGCCCCGATGCGAGCGCGCGGCCACCACACCGCGCGCTCGTCGCATGAAGACCCTCGATAGCGGTCACACGACAGAACGAAGGAAGGGGAACCATGTCGCACGCAATGCCCGACCGGCTTCTGCCCGGCTCGCCCTATCCGCTCGGCGCGAAATGGGATGGCCTCGGCGTCAACTTTGCGGTGTTCTCGGCGAACGCGCAAAAAATCGAACTGTGTCTGTTCGATCCCACCGGCCGCAAGGAAATCCGCCGCTACACCTTGCCCGAATGTACCGACGAGGTCTGGCACGGCTATCTGCCGAACGCGCATCCGGGCACCGCGTACGGGTTCCGCGCGCACGGACCGTATCAACCGCAACACGGGCATCGCTTCAATCCGCACAAGCTGCTGCTCGATCCATACGCGCGCAAGCTGGTCGGCCAGTTCCGCTGGTCCGACGCGCTGTTCAGCTACCGCGTGCATTCGAATCGCGCGGACCTTTCCATCGACCGGCGCGATTCCGCGCCCGCCATGCCGAAGTGCGTGGTGATCGACGAAGCCTTCGACTGGTCGCACGATAAACGCCCAAACGTGCCGTGGGGCGAAACCGTGGTGTTCGAAACGCACGTGCGCGGCGCGTCGATGCTGCGTGCCGATTTGCGCCAGCACGAACGCGGCACGTTTGCCGCGCTGGCGTCGCCGGAGTTCATCGAACATCTGCAGAAACTCGGCGTCACCGCGATCGAACTGCTGCCGGTGCATGCGTTTCTCAACGATCGTTTTCTGGTGGAGCGCGGACTGCGCAACTACTGGGGCTACAACACCGCGGCGTTCTTCGCGCCGGAGCCTTCGTATCTCAGCACGCATCGTCTCGACGAAATGCGCATTGCCGTGCGCCAGTTGCACGCGGCCGGCATCGAGGTGATTCTCGACGTGGTCTACAACCACACCTGCGAAGGCAACGAGATGGGGCCGACCGTGTCATGGCGCGGCCTCGACAATGCCAGCTACTACCGGCTGATTCCCGGCGACGAGCGCCACCATATCAACGACACCGGTTGCGGCAATACGCTGAACATCGCACATCCGCGCGTGCTGCAGATGGTGATGGATTCGCTGCGTTACTGGTGCACGGCGTTCAACATCGACGGCTTCCGGTTCGATCTCGGCGTGACGCTCGGGCGCGAGCAGCACGGTTTCGATCCCGGCTCCGGTTTCTTCGACGCATTGCGCCAGGACCCGATCCTGTCGCAACGCAAGCTGATTTCCGAGCCGTGGGACATCGGGCCGGGCGGCTATCAACTCGGCAATCATCCGCCCGGCTTCGCCGAGTGGAACGATCGTTTCCGCGATACGGTGCGCCGTTTCTGGCGCGGCGACGCGGGTCTACGGCCCGATCTCGCCGCGCGTCTGACCGGCTCGGCCGATCTGTTCAACCGGCGCTTCCGCAAGCCGTGGGCGTCGGTCAACTTCGTCACCTCGCACGACGGTTTTACGTTGGCCGACGTGACCGCGTACGAACAGAAACACAACGAGGCCAATCGCGAGAACAACAACGACGGCCACAACGAGAATTGCAGCCGCAATTGGGGCGTCGAAGGCCCGAGCGACGACGCCGCCCTTCTCGCCACCCGTCAACGCGTGGGCCGCTCGCTGGTCGCCACCCTGCTGATGGCGCTCGGCACGCCGATGCTGCTGGCCGGCGACGAATCGCTGCGCACCCAGAACGGCAACAACAACGCGTACTG is a window of Paraburkholderia sp. D15 DNA encoding:
- the glgB gene encoding 1,4-alpha-glucan branching protein GlgB: MSEHDPAAGLQPLEIDALVEARHPDPFSQLGLHQTDAGPVVRALLPNAAHVSVIARADGATLGELDQLRPGLFAGRVTSAAPYRLRIDWHGVVQEVEDTYSFGPVLGDEPLGRLAGGDPYAVLECLGSRPMEVDGVPGVRFAVWAPNARRVSVVGDFNAWDGRRHPMRLRHQAGVWELFVPRVGPGTRYKYELLSRDGHPLPLKADPCAMQTEKPPGTASVVAHVDEIEQFPWTDGEWIQSRAAKQTARAPISIYEVHAESWLRVAEEGQRGLDWEELAERLIPYVKSMGFTHVEFMPIAEHPFGGSWGYQPLGQFAPSARFGKPEQFALFVDKAHAAGLGVILDWVPAHFPNDAHGLIDFDGTPLYEHADPREGYHQDWNTMIYNLGRNEVSAFLVASGLAWLKRYHVDGLRVDAVASMLYRDYSRAADQWVPNIYGGRENLESIAFLKRLNHEVGYVPGVPGAITIAEESTAWPGVTAKVEDGGLGFQFKWNMGWMHDTLHYVEEDPVYRQYHHHNMTFGMVYAYSERFVLPLSHDEVVHGKGSLLGKMPGDRWQKFANLRAYFGFMWTHPGKKLLFMGGEFGQMAEFDHDTSPHWHLLDDANHHGVQMLVRDLNRLYHDEPALHVLDSEPGGFEWLIGDDSGNSVFAYRRTDGAGKEVVVVCNMTPVPRVGYRLGMPREGRWVEVLNTDAGVYGGSNMGNGGLIHTDPTSSHGWPHSASLTLPPLATIVLRAD
- the glgX gene encoding glycogen debranching protein GlgX, coding for MSHAMPDRLLPGSPYPLGAKWDGLGVNFAVFSANAQKIELCLFDPTGRKEIRRYTLPECTDEVWHGYLPNAHPGTAYGFRAHGPYQPQHGHRFNPHKLLLDPYARKLVGQFRWSDALFSYRVHSNRADLSIDRRDSAPAMPKCVVIDEAFDWSHDKRPNVPWGETVVFETHVRGASMLRADLRQHERGTFAALASPEFIEHLQKLGVTAIELLPVHAFLNDRFLVERGLRNYWGYNTAAFFAPEPSYLSTHRLDEMRIAVRQLHAAGIEVILDVVYNHTCEGNEMGPTVSWRGLDNASYYRLIPGDERHHINDTGCGNTLNIAHPRVLQMVMDSLRYWCTAFNIDGFRFDLGVTLGREQHGFDPGSGFFDALRQDPILSQRKLISEPWDIGPGGYQLGNHPPGFAEWNDRFRDTVRRFWRGDAGLRPDLAARLTGSADLFNRRFRKPWASVNFVTSHDGFTLADVTAYEQKHNEANRENNNDGHNENCSRNWGVEGPSDDAALLATRQRVGRSLVATLLMALGTPMLLAGDESLRTQNGNNNAYCQDNETSWLDWDRAQLPEGRQMTEFVARVIALRKQHPLLRETRFLFGDREVLPGLFDVGWFDEHGDPLTIEAWQDPEGRAFTLRRAGPGSNGETEVLLMMLNANADTLRFTPPAPHLEWHVLLDTADPEGAPYRLVSSELDVAAHGLVMLAAQPVGEADWQAGWKAGAQHGPRLLTALPPDPGARPPGRDTSPTT